The window tccttgcccatcccctcccagtggaaggacttccccaaccggtccttggttctgttcaccccagcatggccactgggatgatcatgggctaagcttaagagcttcccccggtacttagttggaaccaccaactgtttttgcggctgccattcttcccggtgtccaccagaaagaatttccttgtataaaagtccttggtctataacaaaccgggatcgattagaagagctgagaggcggtggggtgctccgtgccgccgcccacgctttctaaaggctgtcatctgcttcctgctcagtctggaactgttcccttgaggctggggtcaccagttcttcctcagactgtggacttgggcttggtccctctggaagcgatgtaggtgatggggttgtttccgttgctggtgaaccgctctccgctggtgcacctgagggtatttcaggctctggctgagccttttgggtatggctgtctgttgcttctgccagttttggctcgctggcgccctctggcggtgagtttgaagatggggttgcaatggctggtgctggttgctgttccagttccgggcctgggactggaggtgctgtggctgtttcagtggttggcatggaatccgggtccactacctctgtctgggtctctggtaacacagacggggcctctgtggacggctcaggaacaggaatgggtctggaagcttgcctggtttggctacgtgtaaccattcccactctcttggcccgcctcacctggttggccaagtcttcccccagtagcatggggataggataattgtcatagactgcaaaagtccacattcctgaccagcctttgtactggacaggcagttgagctgtaggcaagtctacagcttgtgacatgaaggggtaaattgtaactttggcctttgggttgatgaatttggggtcaacgaaggattggtggatagctgacacttgtgcccccgtgtctctccacgcagtaaccttctttccgcccactctcaaattttcccttcgctccaagggtatttgagaggcatccgggcctggggatctttggtgtgatggtggggtaatgaattgcactcgcatggtgttcttgggacagttggccttgatatgtcccagttcattacacttaaagcatcttccatctgatgggtcactgggccgaggtgagttactggagactggtgaggtggacgaatagggcgtctgtggctttacttgggttgtatgtggggtctttggctgtcctcggttgtaaggtttatggtcggtgtgccccctggggtaatcgttccccttgacagtagctttcttgctttctgccacttccatccatttggctccaatctcccccgcctcagcgagatctttgggttttccatcttgtatgtaccttgtgatgtcttcaggaacaccatccaagaactgctccatttgtatgaggaggtgcagttcttccaaggttttaacattgtgtcctgatatccaggcctcataattttttgcaacgtagtaggcgtgtttgggaaatggcacatctggtttccacttttgggttctgaagcgccgacgggcatgatctggggttatcctcattctgtatctggccttggtttgaaaaagtttatagtcattcatttgctgcttaggcatttcagctgccacctctgctaaaggtccactgagctgtgacctcaattctaccatgtactggtctttggggatgctgtacccaagacaggctctttcaaaattttccaagaaggcctcggtgtcatcacctgccttgtaggtgggaaatttcctgtgctgtggagcaataattggcgctgggttgttagggttggctggcacatgcagcccagcttttgccaagtccagttcatgttttctctgtttttccttctcttcattttctttttgttgtttttccatttctcggcggtgggccaactcttcttcttctagttttcttttgtgtgctgcctctttggctgcctgttctctttggtaggctgccagtttgatgctttcttccttttctttcagctccatctctttttgttttatttctagttcctgtttgtatttttccatctctcgcctgtgttcagcttctttgatttgttcttcggcctcaatttttgccttagaagtcatggttcctgttttcttgtgttggggtgccctccggtgtttatcttctgaactgcaggttctctgttgcctcctgaagtctgcctaggaacagtgcctttagctaatcttcaatgttaagtaaacctgaaaaaccactttatttgcatgtatatagtgctggtaatgactctcaatgggagagctattgcatgacaaaagacctgtaacagctccttaatggcttcttgcttaatatgcaagccacaaactgccagagagagcagaaaaaaaaattctctctggttcccttttaaaaccaaactgtttctctctgctaaaaagcccctagcagagaaaagaaaaataaaatatttctactggcttctggattctgtctatcccgtaaccgctgccactcatgtcaaatcttagtcccagatttggaccttagcgtccaaaatatgggggttagcatgaaaacctccaagcttagttaccagcttggacctggtacttgctgccaccacccaaaaaattagagtgttttggggcactctggtccccctgaaaaaccttccctggggaccccaagacccaaatcccttgagtctcacaacaaagggaaataatcctttttcccttcccccctccaggtgctcctggagagatacacagacacaagctctgtgaatccaaacagagtgactccccctctccgttcccagtcctggaaacaaaagcactttcctcttcacccagagggaatgcaaaatcaggctagcaaatccaacacacacagatctccccctgatttcttcctcccaccaattccctggtgagtacagactcaatttccctgaagtaaagaaaaactccaacaggtcttaaaagaaagctttatataaaaaagaaagaaaaatacatacaaatggtctctctgtattaaggtgacaaaatacagggtgaattgcttaaaagaatattgaataaacagccttattcaaaaagaatacaaattaaagcactccagcacttatattcatgcaaataccaaagaaaagaaaccatataacttactatctgatctctttgtccttacacttagaaacagaagattagaaagtaaaactacttctccaaagctcagagaaagcaggcagacagacaaagaccttagacacaaaattccctccacccaaagttgaaaaaatccggtttcctgattggtcctctggtcaggtgcttcaggtgaaagagacattaacccttagctatctgtttatgacagagattcAGACGTCCCTGCCCTGGAGCCATGTCTGGGGCCCCGGAGCAGAGCAGCCGGGTCAGTGCCAGGCAGCCCCTTGCCCCCTGGCCTCTGTGAGCTCAGGGGTGTGATGCAGCTGCCATGGCAACACAGCTGAAAATGGTACCAGCTGCctgtgggctggggtgggggcagcagggacaggaCCCGAGCCCCAGACTTGTGTCCACAGGGTGCCCGTGGGGTGCAGCTCAGCCTTGCCACAGGGAGGCACCCTGCAGCACTCCAGCCCGGGGCAGGAGCCGGGGGGCGGCTGAGCGCAGGGAGCCCGGGGGCAGCCGGCTGGTGCCACCATGGCGCGGCAGCTGAACGTGGACACGCTGCAGCAGGACTTCTGGAAGGAGGAGTATCTCAAGGAGCTGATGCTCCGCTTCCGCTGGCACCAGCGCTATGGGGCATCCGTCAAGGCCAGGCAGGAGCAGCTGCGCCAGCGGCGGCAGGCCACCAAGGTGCCACTCAAGCTGCCCGTCCTCCCGTCTCCGGCACCTGTGCCCCCGGCCGAGCAGCCACCCGAGGAGCCCGCTGGGGCCGCCGGGGGCATCCTGGAGGGGGAGATGAAGCCCGTGGCCCCGGAGGTGCGGCAGCTGCTGTACCAGGGCGTCTCCCAGGACGGCGAGGGCCGGCGGCGCTACCTGACCCGCCGCACGGCCTGCGCGCCCGAGGAGAAGTACTACACCCCCGTCACCACCAACTTCGTCTACGGCTGGCAGATGGGTGAGCCAGGGCggcgggtgctggggggcagagccCTGCCCGTGACTCAAGTCTGTGCCCATAGGGCCCTCTCGCCCCATAGCCCAGGACCGCACTGGCGTAGGGGGCGCAGCGGAGGCACAGCTGCGGGTTCCACTAGGTGGCGCTCTCCCCTGGGGCAGTACCTCCAGACGGCTCCATGACGCCGGCTGTGACCTCGCAGCAGGCTGGGCCAATCAGCACAGCCAGCCTGTGCTCATTTGCATACTGCAAATCTCTAGTGGCAGCAACTGGCTCTGTTTGCCAGGGGGTCCCCCCCAGGTGGGGACACCTGTCTGGCACAGGGGGGTTTGTACTAATAGTGCAATcacgtgtgtgtgtggtggggaagtgctgccctctgctggatggaatgaGATCTCTTCtgctgtgtgtcataggccctataGTGTGGGGATGTGATGGAGATTCCCCAGTGGCTCAAGAGGCAGGGTCGTAGTTTTTGGCTAGGTGGCTCTAGTGCTGAGGGGGCCTGGCATGCAGCCCAGCGCCAGCTGTGACAACCCTCGAGTGAACCCCTTCCCCCAGGCTCTCAGCGTTTGCAGCTGCAGCCAGATCCCACATGGGCTCTCGAAGGGCCATGACCATCACCATGTCCCCTCGGCCTTCACATTCGCTGCACTTCCCTCCCGGGGGAGGCCTCCCAGCTGGACTGGCCCAACAGCTTCCCCCAGCTGCCCTGCAAGCCAGCTCCTCAGGCCACGGCGGCCTCATGCCACAACCCTGGACCAGGGCACCAGGACTCGGGGTTAAAGCTGGGGTCCCCTCCTGGCTCACCGGGCacgcagtgggggtgctg of the Gopherus flavomarginatus isolate rGopFla2 chromosome 1, rGopFla2.mat.asm, whole genome shotgun sequence genome contains:
- the ATP6V1FNB gene encoding protein ATP6V1FNB, whose protein sequence is MARQLNVDTLQQDFWKEEYLKELMLRFRWHQRYGASVKARQEQLRQRRQATKVPLKLPVLPSPAPVPPAEQPPEEPAGAAGGILEGEMKPVAPEVRQLLYQGVSQDGEGRRRYLTRRTACAPEEKYYTPVTTNFVYGWQMGKVSKVYVPPSPKCRIESFFRKNGAFSLLDPRDVAM